From the Mycobacterium sp. 155 genome, the window GCCGCGATGAGCAGCCCGCCGATACCTGGACCGACGATGTAGGCGAGGTTGAACACGGCCTCGTACACACTGTTGGCGTGGTCCAGGGTCCAGCCCGCCCGCTCGGCGGCCTCGGGCAGCATGGTCTGCCGCGCAGTCATCCCGGCCGGGTCGAAGAACGCCCCGAACGCGGCCAGCACCGCCAGCACCACGACGTTGATCACCTGGACGCCGAACAGCAGCGCCAACACCGGAACCGTCGCGACCGAGAGCGCTGAGAGCACATCCGAGAGCATCGAGACCCGCCGCCGGCCCAGGTAGTCCACGGCCGCCCCGGCGATCAGCGTGGCGGCCAGCAGCGGCAGCGTCGCGGCCATCGCAACGATCGCGGCGTCGAGCGCGGATCCATTGCGCTGCAACACCAACCAGGGGAACGCCACCATCGAGATGCCGTTGCCGGCGCCTGCCATCAAGGCGGCGGACAGGATCAACAGCAGTGGGCCGCGCTTGGTGTCAGTCATGGCTATCGCGGCCGAATGTAACAGCGTGCGGCACAGTGGACGGGTGCAACCGGCTCAACTGCCTCACCCCAGCACCGGAGACCTGTTCGACTCCCCGGTGCCGCCCGGTTCGGGCTGGCCCGGCGACCCCGCCGGCCCCGACACGCCGGTGGCGCGGACGGCAGCGCGGGTGCGACGCCTGGCCGCCGGTGCCGGATCCATCGCCGAACTCGACGGGCTGGTGTCGGTGTGCCGGGCCTGCCCGCGATTGGTGGCGTGGCGCGAAGAGGTCGCGGTGGTCAAACGGAAATCCTTTGCCGATCAGCCGTACTGGGGTCGGCCCGCGACCGGGTTGGGCTCGCCGCGGCCCCGCGTGCTGATCGTGGGGCTGGCGCCGGCCGCGCACGGCGCCAACCGGACCGGACGCGTCTTCACCGGCGACCGTTCCGGTGACTTCCTGTTCGCCGCGTTGCACCGGGCCGGTCTGGCCAGCCAGGCACACGCCGTCGACGCCGCCGACGGCATGCGGTTGATCGATACCCGGATGGCCGCCGCGGTGCGCTGCGCACCACCTGGCAACGCTCCGACGCCCGCCGAGCGGGCCACCTGCGCACCCTGGTTGGACGCCGAGTGGCGGGTGGTCGGCGACAGCGTGCGCGTGATCGTCGCGCTGGGCGGCTTCGCCTGGCGCTCGGCGTTGGACATGGTCGGCTCTGCGGCGCGGCCGGCACCCAAATTCGGCCACGGCGCCACCGCCACGCTGACCAGCGCCTTCGGCGAGGTGACGTTACTGGGCTGCTTCCACCCCAGCCAGCAGAACACGTTCACCGGCCGGCTCACCGCAGCCATGCTGGACGACATCTTCGTCACCGCCCGGAGCATCGCGTTCGGGACCGAGCTGGGGAACGAACCCGGCCGGCCGTGACGTTGACGCTGTCATGCGGCTTTCCGTCCTCGACCTCGTCCCGGTGCGCACCGACCAGACCACCGCCGACGCGCTGACGGCCACGGTGCACCTCGCGCAGACCGCCGACCGGCTGGGCTACACCCGCTACTGGGTCGCCGAACACCACAACATGCCGGCGGTAGCGGCCACCAGCCCGCCAGTGCTGATCGCGCACCTGGCTGCCCACACGTCACAGCTGCGGCTGGGTTCGGGGGGAGTGATGCTGCCCAACCACGCGCCGCTGGCCGTCGCCGAACAGTTCGCACTGCTCGAGGCCGCCC encodes:
- a CDS encoding uracil-DNA glycosylase — its product is MAIAAECNSVRHSGRVQPAQLPHPSTGDLFDSPVPPGSGWPGDPAGPDTPVARTAARVRRLAAGAGSIAELDGLVSVCRACPRLVAWREEVAVVKRKSFADQPYWGRPATGLGSPRPRVLIVGLAPAAHGANRTGRVFTGDRSGDFLFAALHRAGLASQAHAVDAADGMRLIDTRMAAAVRCAPPGNAPTPAERATCAPWLDAEWRVVGDSVRVIVALGGFAWRSALDMVGSAARPAPKFGHGATATLTSAFGEVTLLGCFHPSQQNTFTGRLTAAMLDDIFVTARSIAFGTELGNEPGRP